Proteins encoded in a region of the Nocardia asteroides genome:
- a CDS encoding DUF5947 family protein, giving the protein MCAEPIAEEHQHVVNVEGRQLMCVCRSCYLLFVDQNAALRYRAVPDRYLAFPDFTISQAEWDALEIPVSLAFFFRNSALGRTVAFYPGPAGATESELSLEQWQSILQRHPELDVLAPDVEALLIRVPDRSTERAACLLLPIDACYEFVGRMRLLWRGFDGGQDVRRYLGQFFAESSARAKSGGAP; this is encoded by the coding sequence ATGTGCGCGGAGCCGATCGCCGAGGAGCACCAGCACGTCGTGAACGTCGAAGGCAGGCAGCTGATGTGCGTGTGCCGCAGCTGCTATCTGCTGTTCGTCGACCAGAACGCCGCGCTGCGTTATCGTGCCGTGCCGGATCGGTATCTCGCGTTCCCCGACTTCACGATCAGCCAGGCCGAATGGGACGCGCTGGAGATTCCGGTGAGCCTGGCGTTCTTCTTCCGCAATTCCGCACTGGGCCGGACGGTGGCGTTCTATCCCGGGCCCGCGGGCGCGACGGAATCGGAATTGTCCCTGGAGCAATGGCAGTCCATCCTCCAACGGCATCCCGAGTTGGACGTGCTCGCGCCCGACGTGGAGGCGCTGCTCATCCGCGTGCCCGATCGCAGCACCGAGCGGGCGGCCTGCCTGCTGCTGCCCATCGACGCCTGTTACGAGTTCGTCGGCCGGATGCGGCTGCTGTGGCGCGGTTTCGACGGCGGCCAGGATGTGCGGCGGTACCTCGGGCAGTTCTTCGCCGAGTCGTCGGCCCGCGCGAAATCCGGTGGTGCGCCGTGA
- a CDS encoding DUF6084 family protein translates to MYSTTFAVLEMKPEPYAVAPILSARVGIAALAEEPVHAIALRAQVRIEPFRRGYSDEEGAGLTDLFGPRERWHETQRSFLWMHCATMVPSFSGGAEVDLPMPCTYDFEVTGSKYLHALRDGVVPLLFLFSGTVFIRGSTGFAIQQIPWDREDKFDMPVSVWQDLMAAHYPNSGWVRLHKDTLQALAAYKSGHGLVGFDDAVTRLLTEVTP, encoded by the coding sequence GTGTACTCGACGACCTTCGCCGTGCTCGAGATGAAACCCGAGCCGTACGCGGTCGCGCCGATTCTGTCCGCACGCGTCGGCATCGCCGCGCTCGCTGAGGAACCCGTGCACGCCATCGCCCTGCGCGCGCAGGTGCGCATCGAGCCGTTCCGCCGCGGTTACTCCGACGAAGAGGGCGCGGGGTTGACCGATCTGTTCGGCCCGCGCGAGCGGTGGCACGAGACCCAGCGTTCGTTCCTCTGGATGCACTGCGCCACCATGGTTCCGAGTTTCAGCGGCGGCGCCGAAGTGGATCTGCCGATGCCGTGCACCTACGACTTCGAGGTGACCGGATCGAAGTACCTGCACGCGTTGCGCGACGGTGTGGTGCCGCTGCTGTTCCTCTTCAGCGGGACGGTCTTCATCCGGGGCAGCACGGGATTCGCCATTCAGCAGATCCCGTGGGACCGCGAGGACAAGTTCGACATGCCGGTGTCGGTGTGGCAGGACCTGATGGCCGCGCATTACCCCAATTCCGGGTGGGTGCGGCTGCACAAGGACACCCTGCAGGCGCTCGCCGCTTACAAATCCGGCCACGGCCTGGTCGGCTTCGACGACGCGGTGACCCGGCTGCTGACCGAGGTGACGCCGTGA
- a CDS encoding hydrogenase maturation protease, with protein sequence MLIAGIGNIFLGDDGFGPEVVRRLPHHRDPGVRAVDYGIRGMHLAYDLLDPWDALVLVDAVPDRGAPGRVEVFRAVPEDAGAAHLDAHAMSPDAVFAGVRALGGALPPTVVIGCQVACVDEGIGLSAPVAAAVDEAVAAVGAVLAELLSSSAPPVTARQED encoded by the coding sequence GTGCTGATCGCCGGGATCGGCAACATCTTCCTCGGCGACGACGGATTCGGTCCCGAGGTGGTGCGGCGGCTGCCGCACCACCGCGACCCGGGTGTGCGCGCGGTGGACTACGGCATCCGCGGCATGCACCTCGCCTACGACCTGCTCGACCCCTGGGACGCACTGGTGCTGGTCGACGCCGTGCCCGACCGCGGCGCACCCGGCCGGGTCGAGGTGTTCCGCGCCGTGCCGGAGGATGCGGGCGCCGCGCATCTCGACGCACACGCGATGAGCCCGGACGCCGTCTTCGCCGGGGTACGCGCGCTGGGTGGGGCGCTGCCGCCCACCGTGGTGATCGGCTGCCAGGTCGCCTGCGTGGACGAAGGCATCGGCCTGTCCGCGCCGGTCGCCGCGGCGGTGGACGAAGCGGTCGCCGCCGTCGGCGCCGTGCTCGCCGAGCTGCTTTCCAGTAGTGCCCCGCCGGTTACCGCGCGACAGGAGGACTGA
- a CDS encoding HypC/HybG/HupF family hydrogenase formation chaperone, with protein MCLGIPGRVMAIPDGYHDQIALVDVSGEQRKVNIGLLDDDPARPGDWVIIHMGFAVEKTDEAGAAAALDGLRLLQRGDQP; from the coding sequence ATGTGTCTGGGCATCCCGGGACGGGTGATGGCGATCCCCGACGGCTACCACGACCAGATCGCGCTGGTCGACGTGTCCGGTGAGCAGCGCAAGGTGAACATCGGCCTGCTCGACGACGATCCGGCGCGCCCAGGCGACTGGGTGATCATCCACATGGGCTTCGCGGTGGAGAAGACCGACGAGGCGGGTGCGGCGGCCGCGCTGGACGGGCTGCGATTGCTGCAACGCGGGGACCAGCCATGA